The following are encoded in a window of Panicum virgatum strain AP13 chromosome 5N, P.virgatum_v5, whole genome shotgun sequence genomic DNA:
- the LOC120674607 gene encoding uncharacterized protein LOC120674607 gives MALMEELVEEILLRIPPDEPAHLIRAALICKDWCRVVSGGEFRRRHRRFHRTPPLLGYIYRDFHTAIKFIPTTSFSPPPPAGESFEVLDCRHGRVLIDARGVPPGLIVWDLITGTGQRLSIPAPGPARSTHTSGVYSSETGAWSAQTPGVYDDLKMCGPCLLIGDALYVSLGARGKILKYDLGVGMQAARVTPPARWANLRRWLPQTHISAHIT, from the exons ATGGCGTTGATGGAGGAGCTCGTGGAAGAGATCCTCCTCCGCATCCCGCCGGACGAGCCGGCGCACCTCATCCGCGCCGCCCTCATCTGCAAGGACTGGTGCCGCGTCGTCTCCGGCGGCGAgtttcgccgccgccaccgccggttcCACCGAACGCCTCCCCTGCTGGGCTACATCTACAGGGATTTCCATACAGCCATCAAATTCATCCCAACCACTAGtttctcaccgccgccgcctgccggcgAATCCTTCGAGGTCCTTGACTGCCGCCATGGCCGTGTGCTGATCGACGCTCGCGGCGTCCCACCAGGCTTGATCGTCTGGGACCTCATCACCGGCACCGGGCAGCGCCTGAGCATTCCCGCACCTGGCCCTGCGCG TTCCACGCACACATCAGGCGTGTACTCGTCAGAGACAGGAGCATGGAGTGCCCAAACCCCTGGTGTTTATGACGATCTTAAGATGTGCGGGCCCTGCCTTCTCATAGGAGACGCGCTCTACGTCTCCCTTGGGGCTCGTGGAAAGATCCTCAAGTATGACTTGGGGGTAGGGATGCAAGCGGCGCGGGTCACGCCGCCAGCCCGCTGGGCCAACCTGCGCCGCTGGCTCCCACAAACCCACATATCAGCCCACATAACGTAA